The Rosa chinensis cultivar Old Blush chromosome 7, RchiOBHm-V2, whole genome shotgun sequence DNA segment CTGGTCTTCACGGCTTCTTGAATATATGCAACTTTTGAGCTCCAACTACACAAAGAACAGCaaatcaaattttcaataacaaaaacaaataaagaaaaaagaaacaacaacaacaattctaaacaaaataaaccaaATATACAGAAATCAGAACTATTTTACTCAACACATTCTTCTGTTGTTTTTAAAGAAGGCACACTTAATCAAACTACACCCAAGAACCCATCCATTGAAAAACATCATGCACCCGTTTTTTCAAAACATGTAtgatagaaaagaaaaacaaacaaatattcaGACAAAGAATAGAAACATCTGAGAACTTCCTCCCCAAATCCAAACCCAATAACCCCCTTAATAAGTTTTTGTTAAGTTAGAACTTCAGCTACTTGCGACaacaacaatgaaaaagaaaaaaacaaaaaacaaaaaaaaagcagCTAATCATACGCAGAAAATAGTGGTACCTTTTGTATATAATAATGCATAAGCTGCAAGAATACTAAATGCATATATTCTTTTGTAATTGACTATATCCAGTTTATGCATATACTAATGCATCAGTGGTATGAGTATGCTTTAAAAATATAATGAAGAGGCATTATATTTAGGGATAGCTAAAGTTAGAGAGACTGCAAGGGCTAGATGATCATACAAAAGCCATTTAATCCAAAAACCAACATAATCAAATCCAATAGCTTCTCTGAAGTAAAGTAATCACTATAAACAGCAAAAGAATACAGATTCAAAAATGTAATCAACCACCTTTGAAGAAGTCGTACAACCACATTTATAGTAAATTCAATAAGATGCAATGGGTATGGAAAAGCATAATTGGGCGAAAGGAAACTTGAGTAAATAATTTGTGAATCTATTTGCCTAGTGTCGTAATTGCGTCAAAGAAATCTGCATTCCATAACTCAGGACAAAGGCTGATGCACTCTGGACAAATATGGTTATCAAAGCAAAGGACATTAATCTTATCTAGGCCAAAAGTTAGTATCAATTTCAGCCTTATCACACAAAAAGAGTCGAGCTAGTAAAAGTTGCACCCCTTCCTGCAACCCTATGCTGAAGTAAACTGCAAGGAATTCTTAAGTCATAAAAACCCTGATCTTCTACTTCAAGGGAAAGATGGGGGAAACCGcagtgaccaaaaaaaaaaaaaaggaaaaaaaagactCATATAACGCAGCAAAAACTGCTAGATTTCTGTCAATAATGCATTAAATTTATTCTGAGACCACTACATGCAGAAAAGCAGATCATCTCATCTCATTTCAAGCAGAACGGTAGATCCTAAGTAGACCACTTTCAAGAAAGCAGTATATCATCTCATCTCATTTCAACAATTACCAATAACAGACTATCTCATCTCATTAACAACAAATTTAGAAACTCAATTAACAGTTAACATTAACAATAACAGTAGGTCATCTCATATCAATTCACATTAATTTAGAAATACAATGTTAAAAATACAACAATCAAATGCCTATATTTAATCTTTTATCAATACTCTTCCCACTGTGAACAATATGGTTTACTTCTAATCTAAACTAACTTCAGAGTAAACCATCAATTTCATGTTCAAAACAAAAAGTGCTAATTGCTAAATAACCAATATAAACACAACGGGGAAGAGTAATCTAGCTGCTAGAACTTCTGCTATGGATTGTCATATAAATCTTGTGGGAAGATAGGTTGATACAGAGGAGCAGAGTGTAACTTTGGTGTTATTTGATTTGAATAATGACACTGAAAAATGGGTGTTtagtatttttttattgttgtttgAAGTAATAAAACAGTATGACGCAGTCCAAATGCCACGTCCTTTAAGCCGTCCAATTTACGACTGTCAGTCAGAAACttctttgggtttttgtttatagTTCTTTGGATAAGTAAAGTTGTACGCCTGATTCCGACTTCGAATATTCTGGTATATGAGCCTAAGCAAATGAATCTAGAGCTCTTATGGGCAATAAGACATTACTTTAGTCTATTGCCTTTATTGATGAAGCCATTCGATTAATGTCATACAACCAAGTTTTTATACTAATTGATGCAAGACCAGAAGTTCTTTTATCTATAAGTTTTTTGTAACATAACTTATTCCCAGCTCCCGGTCTTCCATATTAATTATTAACAAACATGACTCATACGAAGAATGATATGGCATTTAAATGTTCatagcaaagaagaagaagaagaagaagaagaagaagaacctctATCTGCAATCAAATGCCTCAGAAGAACCAAACTTTCGAATCAAATAGTGGACACCCAAAACCTAATCGAACCAATCAACCCCCCACTCTCTGTCAATTCAGCTTAGAAATCAAAGAAGCCGATCAAATTAAACATACCCAGAACAAAAGTTCAGAGTGATCAGATTTTTCAGAAAAGCCCAAGAAGGTAAAAGCTCTAAAGGATCAAAAGTTTCCTGGAAGTTTGCTTCtgctgaaaataaaaaagataagaAATTTATGTGAACTGGAAAAAGGAAGGGAGTGAAGCAATTGATCTGAAAACTGAGGGAGAGATGAATTGGTCGTCGCTGTGTGACTGAGCAGCTAACGACGCAAGCAGGGACCTGAGATCTTCAAGCTCAGTATGAGTGAAAGCTCTACAATCAGTTCGAGATCAAAGTTAATTTGTGTGTGAGATTGGTCAAGGGGCTGTATGGATATAgttggagggagagagagagagagaggaacctGGAGAGGTGAGCGAAAATGGAGCAACCTCGAGAGTTTTCCGAAGAGTCCAAGGGGAGGGCAGAGAGAAAAGTCAACAAAAGAGCAAAAATGAAGGGAAAACAGAAGGGCAAAACCGTCACTCCACTTTGTGCACAGTAatgaacagtgatgaacagGAAACCGGGCAAACTGAGCTTTAATATATTGTAAATTTgctctctttcctctctctctcaaacccagACCTAAGGGCACACCAAATACCAAAATCTGAATCTCAAAGGGTTCATGCGTTTTCGCCATCGTTCTCCTTTACACACTCCAATCCCGCTCCATGATCTCTAACGAGAGTTACCAGACAGGCATCTCGAACTGTCGCAAGCGACCTTCGCCGCCTTTCGCTGCCGCAAGGACCGTGTGCTCCGCCTCAATCTCCACCTCTTGGAGGACTGAATCGCCACCACCGTGGACGGTTATGATGGTATTCTGCATGCTTCTCCGGAGAAAGTACAGCGCCCTGCTCTATTCTTTGAGGGACAGTAAGTAATTTCTTTCAAGAATTTGGGGTTAgggtttcaaattttcaattcgGCTTGTTTCAAATGGTTGCCTTCAATTTGGGTTTCACTTTTTGGGGTTTCTTTTAGATCTGGAGATGGGCATCATTGCTTTGATATTCTAATACTCTTTTTGTGTTTTGACCTCATGAGGATATGGTATAACTCGTTCTTTTTGGCATGGAAAGTAAATTACACTGTCTGTGGTCTCACCTGTTAATGTTCACATACGACTTGGAGAAAGATATAACAATGTATAATTGTCCATGCAGATGCCAGATTAAAGATATTTCCATAAACAGATGCAGGATATTAACTGATTTGTAGAAAGATTGAGGATATTAATGGAGTTCTAGTTTTTGTAATGTGTTTTAAGTTTAGTTTGTTACGTAAGAGGATTCAGGGTTAGTTTTGTCTACTTAATAAAGATTAAACCTCGATGGGTGCTGAGCTGTTGAATTAAATTCGTAGGTTGCAGGAATTTTCTGACTTAAAATTGTATAGCAAAAGAACAGAAAGCATAGATGACAGTAGGCAATCCCATCCTTAAGAAGCTTAGACAAAGCTCTTATCAGTCGGTGCATAATTAGCCTTCTATATAGAAGCCTTATATTATAGTTTCCAAGACATTTTCAAGCAACCATGTGGCATATCTTTTTGGTTGATAATAATACATAAACCAAAATGCTACTGTgtgataaattttttatttttttcagacTGAAACCAAAAAGATATCTACTGTCTTGATATTCTTCGAGACAATGCCATACAGATTGGATGAAACCACTGGTTACATTGACTATGATCAGATACAGTGCTTACCCTTTCTCCTTTCTCTAACTTCTTTATTCTAAGGATTGGAAAGTCAGACTTTGTATCATCATGGCATGCTTCTCCATCTGACTTGCTTTCATTCAGGCTCAGAAATAGGATTTGAGAGGTTGTTGTCTGGTTTATTGTTATGCAgattatattaataaaatatgtatataATGATGTAGATGTTGGTAATAATCGACAGTATTAATTGTCATGAAATGTTAATCTTTGGAATATTACTAGAACCAGGAATATAATCTTTATTTAGCCTTGGCCTTTGGACAAAATTGAATTTATCTtgttttttctctgttttttttttggtacatgtTTGCCTAAATATTTGTGCTTTCAAGTCCCTGCTTTTGTAAGGAATCGCCACCATGTGACAGTaatgtaatatatcaaaactatttCTTTGCATGGATAAGTGCCCTGCTTTTTGCCAAGAGCTACTTCCActcttttactttccttcaaatCTTAATCTTTGTTTGTTGAGGGCTGACCTATGCCACCAAAATATATCTGCAGTTGAAGATAGTGCCACACTATTCAGACCCAAATTAATAGTTGCTGGTGCCAGTGCTTGTGCACGCTTGTACGACTATGCATGCATACGCAAGGTAATCTTTCGCTTGAGGTTCGCCATTGTGGCAATGATCATGAAACACCTATAATACTCCATCCTTAAGTGAGATATTTTTCTTGTATTGTTGTCAGGTCTGTGATAAGCAGAAAGCTATTTTGTTAGCTGATATGGCACACATCACTGGATTGGTTGCGGCAGGTGTTATTCCATCTCCTTTTGagtatgcagatattgttacAACCACAACTCATAAGTCATTTCGTGGGGCTATGATCTTTTTCAGGAAGGGGGTCATAGCCCCACGAGGCCACAACTCCAGAGTTCAAAGCTTACCAAGAGCAAGTTCTCAGTAATTACGCAAAATTTGCAGAGGTCTGTGATCATCACCTTTCCAACACATTTATGCTAATTAGCAATACTTTTCGTTTAGTTGGTTCTAATTAAGCTCTCATAAGTATTTTTGCCATCTAAAATGCACACAATACTTTGTTTCCATTATTGTTTTGAAAGTATATGTCTCACTAGTTTTCTCTTATAGCTTTATGCCCTCTGAACATGCAGACCTTGCTAGAGAAGGGCTATGATCTTGTCTCTGGTGGAATTGACAACCATTTAGTGTTGGTAAATTTGAGGGACAAGGTAAAAGGAGATTCTTCCTTCCTATTATtgtttgttcttcattttcttttctgcatCTGGGAGATTTATTTGGACCAAGTATATTCTTTCTGCTTGTTAGACAAAATCCTAGGGCCTTGGGAATGATTATGCCATGGTTACTTAAAGATAATATTACTGGACTGAACAACTCCAACAGAGAGTGTATTGAACAACTCCATGATTAACACTGGCTGTCATTATCAATTTATAGGTATGTCTTGAGTTTAACTGTATTACTGTTCTGCTACATGGGTTGGTTCCTTGAGCTGTATATATACCAAGGTACTCTGGCTGCTCCTAAATGAAATCTTGCAATTGTACTTCATATTTTAGCTTGAATATATCTGTAAAGTACCTATAGATGTTCCTCCATGAAGCCACATACTTTGATTTATATGATTGAATTTCAATGTTTGATGatttgtttgtttaggtgcAATTGACTCTTTTCATGTGACTAAGCATCTTTCTTAATTAGGTACCTAAGCTCTAAACTCTAATGAACTGACTTTCTTCCGGGGCAAGGAAATGGCCACTTGAAAGTTTTGTTAAAGGGATCTCGAGAGCAGATGAGTTGGTGCTCTATTGATGACTTTCCCCGCACCAGAATATACTCACTCCAAGCTTCAGTGATTTGCATTTGCTGACTCTTAGTCTGGTGCTCTATTTGTGCATATGTATATGATCTACAAATAAACTTATTGTTTTTTATtcaaggaataaaaaaaaatctggaatgACATTTGGGgtacttttcttttattcagttttaagttttttttttgttttttttaatactaaATGCAAGGAATGATATGCAAGGAATTGTCCTTGTATATCAGTTAACTAGAGTTAACCTCAGGTTcagaattccttgcatttgagatgaacaattccttgcatttgtgaacacaaatgcaaggaattttcaagttgttgtatttgctcttttgcaagggcctctttgcaaggactcaaatgcaaggaatattccttgTATTTGAgttaatgcaaggaattttcagttttttacaaggaaaaaattccttgcaaaaggccatttttcttgtagtgtacgcaattaatacttacctactgttactttgtcaacataaatacattgactaacttaggcatcggagaagagaagaccgcccagtgcggtctccctctgacgcccccttgtattttacttgacaggtagcgggaacTCTGAGTATCGTTGATAGCGGTccacccatcggaccagcgttagtaaagatttagctaccgctgaactttaaacattaacaatgCTCTTAAGCATTTTAACTTCACCAAGGAATATTTGAAAGACTTCCTTGGCTTGAACTCTAGACAAACATAATTACATGTCTACGGAAAAACAAATTCAGATAAAACCAAAGACCAGTTATCATGGCTAAAAGTTGTAACAAGAGATATTACATTCTTACTATGACAGAGCTGGTGGTCATTGACAGTGCTGGAAATTTTAGGCACAAAGCGAGGAAGCAAACAGTATTATTTAGACAATTGTGATTGTCCTGGAAACAAATGAATATAGCAAAGAACTGAATTATGCACCTTTTAGGGTATATGTCTGATTCTAtcattttaaaagatttttgcCTAAGAACTAAAATGATTTAGTTGTTTTTACTACTAATTGAATTAATTTCTTGTGAGAAATCGTAAGCAAGCATTGATCAGTAATTATTCAATACGAAATCTGATTTATAATGAAACACAAAGCCATGAAAGTCTGCGAAATCATTACCAGTAATGCACAAATGCTCCTCTTTAACGCACCAGTActatagcaaaaaaaaaaaaaaaaattccagtcAACCTAACAAGTTCCAGTGTAGTAAAGTAATGAAAATTGGTATCAACCGGTGATCCTGCCAACACAGGAGAGGTAGATATAAACTTTGTCTGAGTTGGGAGTAGCTTCAGAATGTAATTATTTGATTTCAAAAGGTATCAATAGTTTACCTTGTCTGGGAAGTTGTTGTGCAAGATGTTCCATAATTTACGATTGCAAAGACACGCACTGAGCAAAAATGTACCCGTTTAGGCTGATCGTTTCGACCACCGATTGTAGTCATAATAATGTGGCCTGTTTCAGTTCCATTTCCATTCACCACAGCTGCTTCTATTTCCTAAAATCAAAATTACCACAAAAAAAAGTGTAAAAACTGTGAACAACTAAATGATATTCAAACGGAAAATTCAAAAATAACTATAATCAACCAGAGTAAATTTATCCTTCACATGTTTGATCTTCGTCTCATTAATTTCCTCAGGTAGCTTATCTGCAAACCTTGCCTTGCATGTTACCATTTGGATTCTCAACACTTGAAACCGGTAGTACTGCTGGAGCCGCTGGATCAGCTGAAGCCATTGATCCTAAACTTCAAAACGTTGTCATTTGCAGCAGTGAGTAAAAACTTCAAAGTTTTGTTtgagatggaagagacagaaaATGAACTAACTAGTTAAACCATTGCAATCATCATAACGAAAAAGAGAACAATTAGTAAAGTCTTTCATCTACAGTTAGTAAAGAGAACAATTAATAAAGTTCTTCAAACTTTATACTCTGAATGCAGCATATGATACAGATTGCGGAATCGTAGTTCAGGTTTCATGTTGGAAATGTTACTTACTTTGAGAACTTGCAGTTGGTTGATTGCACTTGTGGGTGGTATCTAACCAAGAAGCTGCTTTTCTTCAAATAGGTCTGATATCTAATTTCAAACTCCCTCATGCTCATTGACTTGTAATTTCAAATAGTTAATCCATAGACAAACAGAATACTTATGTAAGTTATTTGTCAGTTATGAGTATAGAAAACATAGATACAGATATATACAATGGAAAAGAGAAATATAAAATAAGAGGGGAAATGAAGGCAgattgaaagcaaagcatgcaTGCACTGGTTTTGGCATCTACTTTTTAAACCTTCACGTACTCTAAGTCCATTGAGCATCTTGAAATTTccagagaaatatatatatatatatatatatatatatatatagataaataCAGGACCGCTCACCTGCGGGACAATAATTaagggacaaaacgggacaAAATGATAAGAGCCATGCGATTTTAAATCAATGGATCAAATGGATACAATAGCAGAACCATtgaaaaccaatttttttttggacccATTACCAAATCTCGTCTCTTTGTCCACAGAGCCTTAGTCAACCAGAGACTCAAGCCTGAGTTTCTCCTCCTTCCTCCCTCATCTGAATCCATCATATGCCATCTGAGATCGATCACCGTTTGCAAGTTCAGATTCAAGAATGGAATTCAAATTAATAGAGGAATCAAAGAGAATTTTTACAAATGAAGGCGGTGATTGATCGGAGTCGGAGAGAATTTCTGCATATGATGGCGGAGATTGATCGAAGTCGAAGAGAGTCCATTATGCAGATACATACTTTGCAGGTGCAGAAAGTATTGAAGGAGTTTGTTGTCTTCGCATCAGTGATCGAACTAAAGCTATATATGCCAGAATCTTTTTTTCAATCTTTTAATCGAAATAaagtttcattctttttctgCTTCCCTgttcaattcatttttttcgtggtgctttttgtttatttaattaagGTATAGGACTTGTGGATTGGTTTAATCTTTCGTCTCTCTTGTCAAGCAAGCACACTATTATTGATTACACAGCTCAAGAAATGGACTCGATCCGATTTCTCTCAAAATCCCACAGAAAGAAAACCTAGTTTGGGAGCCTAACTAAATACATGTGGCATAAATCTATACCTTATAAATTGTAAAATGTTGGGATACTATGCCTTAAAAATCACTTAGATGTAAGGGAGGCTTTGGGTGATCTCAAATGGCATATGATGGATTCAGAAGAgggaggaagatgatgatgttAAATAGCGACAAGCATGGCCCGTGACCCactattgtaccgatactgtcccaacttaaccacccgttaggtgttgggtttttaaTCAccaaaggcctcggtacaattcgGTGAGATCCAcgcacttataagttatattttatttgtcacttttccaatgtgggatctttcctctccaacatagtagaaaagaatacttcaattcagggttaattcgatgattctattcatcccacaatgagggtatatatacaagtacaaaggagtagtctaactctaataggaaacaatctttccataattacaagatatcctaattacatatagatttacagcgattctacactctccctcaagttggtgcatagatgtctatcatgcccaacttgtcaactgagctgtcaaataccttcctagacactcctttagtaagaacatcagctaatttcccctctgagtttacaaatggaaagcgaataacctttctgtcaagattttctttaataaaatgacggtcaacctccacatgctttgttctatcatgctgaactggattatgtgcaatctcaatggtagctgtattatcacaaagcaaatccataggctttttaagattgtaacccaggtctttcaagacattacgaatccataacatttcacagactccgtgtgccatacctcggaactcagcttctgtacttgatctggcaacaactttctgctttttgctactCCAAGTGACCAGGTGTTGAGCAAAAATTGTAAATTTATACCCAACACAATCTCGCTCTATCTTATTGACAAAATAGAGCTTTTATTATGtcaggttcgacccattcaagataaCAACAATCTCTTAATTACAACCCCTCACTTTAAGGGAAAACCCTTTGATTCTAAGTACAAAGTTAACATATGgagatgtgtgtgtttgtgaaAAATTGCGGCTGCACCTGGGTTGTTTTAcaggttgcctacgtaccccggaagggatcaagccactcgtagttcaagttTTCGTGGCTTTGGAGTTTCAACAGGTGGATGACCTATCGAAACAATTCTGGTGaggtgtttgggtgaatttggTTTTAAAAGAATCAGGGATTCGGATTACGTTGTGGTTGCATCCAGATTTAAatccagattgcctacataccctgtgaagggatcaaaccattatAGTTCACAATTTTTTGGAAATTTGGggctttttcttggttttgtaccaaaaggaTATTTTTTAGGTTTCGGAGCATTTTTTTACGAAACCAAAGCCTGGGTATTCGGAAATGGAACCCATGGCGTCATGCTTTGCCGAATTCTTCCAACGGGCCCAAATTTGGACATGGACTTCTTTTGTATCCTCGCGAGCCATGTTCCTCGATCCATGAAGCTTTCTCAGCCCCAAATTTAATACAGGGACCCCCAATGTAGCGAGTGAACTCCGAgtctcaatttttcttgaaaagAATTCGGGGAAGTATATCGAACTTTTATTTTGGGCATCAGAGAGACTTTTCGAAGGCCCAGACGCCCATCAAACTGTTCAAAGGCCCAATCTTCCCAGAGTCCCAAATTTGATAAGGACACCCAGCcataatttcatttttctttttccttttactttcaattctccttttctttttgttgtttcttattCCTTTTTCTCTCCAAGCATATCGCCCCATCTTATATCCCAAACCAGGTAGAACATGAGCTCAATACTGATCTTCTGCGAGGTCGAATTGGAGATGGATTTGAAGACAGAGGCCAAATCGGAGATGGAACCATACATGGGTCTTCAACGAAAAGTCCCAGAGTGTTGGAAGCTTGAAACTCGGCGCCTTGCTTCTCTCTGTGAGAAATCAGTGAAGACTTTCTCCCTGCTTTCGCTTCTAGCTAGTACTATGATCCAGAAGGCCAAATACTGACGCCCATTTTTCTTCCACAACAATTCACAGTGATTTTGAAAAGGAGGAGCTTTGTGCATCGAGGAGCCATCTTCAAAGGTCGGCATATTGTGGGTGAGGCCAAACCCACTTTTTCCTTATACCCAATTGACTGGAATTGTTGAATCTTGACCTTTCTTGCTTTGAACATGTTGATTAAACTTTTGTCTTGTTTCATAAATTGATGGTCTGGAATGCCACCacccattttttctttcttttattttttgcctTGCACTTTGTCAGCTGCTACCATTGCCTTGGGCACCTTGTTAATTAAGCTGTTTTGTCTTATGCATATAGCTTAATTAAATTATCTTGTGGCCTGCAATAACACCAGAATAgtcattctttgttttttttatattgcttTGTGCTTTTATGGAATTCTGGGATTGTTTTGTTGCCATTGACCAAGACTTGGGCTCAAGCTTCATCTTCATACGAGGATGCCACCGCTAagacttttcttcttttagttttttttttttgttggcacCGCTTTAAAGCTTCTTGGACCATAAATGCTGTAAAGCTGCTGCACACAATTGAATTTTAGAGTTTGTTTAGTCAAGTCCACCTCAaattttcatctctctctcttctcttgacACGCtgcacccacgaacacatactTGTCACTTTGCTTTTGTCAGTGTTGTTGTATTTGCACAATTTGATTGAACTCTCCCCTCTGCAGCGACTCTTCTGtccttttcttttagtttctttgCACCGAAAACATTTATCTTGGTGTTTTGTCAAATCCTAATGCAACTTTGAGgattctaaatttgataaaccCTTTGTGCACGTATAAGGCGAGGATAGCAGCTGCAGTTGAGATCCCAGAGTTTCAATTTCAGGGTGAGCCTCTGTCCATTTAAACTCTATTTATCCTTTTCCTCCTTGTGCGATCTGAGTTGGAGCTTTTGGTCTAAATGTCAAAACTTCTTTATTTGTAAAGAGACAAAACTAGCTTCATTAATTATGCTTCCTTTATCCTTTCTTCTTTGTGGTGTCATTTCGCTGCTCACTTTGCACAAAGGAAGACATGATTAATTAAACATTCTTACTTGGTTTAGAAGATCCCAGACTAAGATATTTCTCCCTCTACTTTTCCATGTGAGCACCCCTTCAGCCTTCTGCAACAATATTGGCTCACAGCTTTTTTTTGGGATAAATGCAATTTGGCCTCAAAATATGCCTCGTATGATACTGCACTCCAACACATCTTTGACAACTAATGTGTCGAAATATCTTATGCACTTAAACAAAGTTTTGAGTTGTCATTTTGCCATTCCACCAACTTGCTTTCAACTTTCcccttttttgttgttgttctgcaTCTTGACTTGTGGTCCTCAGAAACACACAGCTGTCGACCAGTGGTATTAAGCTTCGGACAAGAACAACTTCTTTTCTGAACATAGCTTGTATTTGATTTCAACAGGACAGTTTGATGTGCAGGTGTAAACAAAAGCGGTAATTATCAAAGCTTCAGAGGCCTCTCGAAGCTTTTTTCTTTGGTGAGTTTCTTCTTGAAGTGTTAGTTCTGATGTGAACTTGTTTGTGGGCGTTAAGTTTATAGTATGCTGCAGAATTGGATTCATTTTGACAGCTTCTCTCCGTGGCAATGCAGGTGGCTCGAGACGAGATCGACGACTATAGTTTAGCCAAGCTTCAGAATTCCAAGATTTAAACTCAAGGGTGaggctttcttttttttatttacccaCTGGTTTGTTTATAATAGGTGTTTCGGAACGGAGGTTGGGACTGGCTCTTTTTGGCTATGGAGTTTTGAAAAGATGCAGGGAGGAATTATTTGTGGTGTTTAAATGGAATTGACAGAGTTCCTGTTAACATTTTTATATTGAACCACCACAACCCTATGGTAATTCACAAAGGGCTCTCTGTCAGTTTGGTGTATTAAACAGCCAAAACTTGAGGATAATATCGGCACCCTAAGGCATGCCGTGTCAAAGTTCTGAAACAGTATTGGCACCGTAAGGCACCGCCACCGGAGCTTTGAAAGCAGTTTCGGCACCCTAAGGCATGCCGAATGAAGCTCTGAAACGGTATTGGCACCGAAACGTACCGCCACCGGAGCTTTGAAAGTGGTAAAACCATAAAGAGATGGATTCTCCACCTTTTTCCTATGGAACACGCTGCAGCTTCCTCTATCCCCTTTgctttccttctccttctgcctcttttttttctt contains these protein-coding regions:
- the LOC112180103 gene encoding uncharacterized protein LOC112180103, with amino-acid sequence MSSILIFCEVELEMDLKTEAKSEMEPYMGLQRKVPECWKLETRRLASLLILKRRSFVHRGAIFKGRHIVGVNKSGNYQSFRGLSKLFSLVARDEIDDYSLAKLQNSKI
- the LOC112178312 gene encoding serine hydroxymethyltransferase, mitochondrial, yielding MISNESYQTGISNCRKRPSPPFAAARTVCSASISTSWRTESPPPWTVMMVFCMLLRRKYSALLYSLRDIEDSATLFRPKLIVAGASACARLYDYACIRKVCDKQKAILLADMAHITGLVAAGVIPSPFEYADIVTTTTHKSFRGAMIFFRKGVIAPRGHNSRVQSLPRTLLEKGYDLVSGGIDNHLVLVNLRDKVQLTLFM